One Phocoena phocoena chromosome 5, mPhoPho1.1, whole genome shotgun sequence genomic region harbors:
- the OCIAD1 gene encoding OCIA domain-containing protein 1 isoform X3 yields MNGRADFGEPNAEVPRPIPHIGADYIPTEEERRVFAECSDESFWFRSVPLAATSMLITQGLISKGILSSHPKYGSIPKLIFACIMGYFAGKLSYVKTCQEKFKNLENSPLGEALRSGQTRRSSPTGYYSQKPKYDSNVSGHSSFVTSPEADNIEKEVLPRYEPIPFSASMNESTPTGITDHIAQGRNFS; encoded by the exons ATGAATGGAAGGGCTGATTTTGGAGAGCCGAATGCAGAAGTTCCAAGACCAATTCCCC ACATAGGGGCTGATTACATTccaacagaggaagaaagaagagtctTTGCAGAATGCAGTGATGAAAGCTTCTGGTTCAGAT cTGTACCTTTGGCTGCAACAAGTATGTTGATTACTCAAGGATTGATtagtaaag GAATCCTTTCAAGTCATCCCAAATATGGTTCCATCCCTAAACTTATAT ttGCTTGCATCATGGGATACTTTGCTGGAAAGCTTTCCTATGTGAAAACTTGCCAAGAGAAGTTCAAGAATCTTGAGAATTCCCCTCTTGGAGAAGCCTTACGATCAGGACAGACACGACGATCTTCACCAACTGG GTACTATTCTCAGAAGCCAAAATATGACTCAAACGTGAGTGGTCATTCATCTTTTGTGACATCCCCAGAAGCAGACAACATAGAAAAAGAGGTGCTTCCTCGTTATGAGCCAATTCCATTCAGTGCTTCTATGAATGAATCTACTCCCACTGGTATTACTGATCATATTGCCCAAGGTAGAAACTTCTCTTGA
- the OCIAD1 gene encoding OCIA domain-containing protein 1 isoform X2, giving the protein MNGRADFGEPNAEVPRPIPHIGADYIPTEEERRVFAECSDESFWFRSVPLAATSMLITQGLISKGILSSHPKYGSIPKLIFACIMGYFAGKLSYVKTCQEKFKNLENSPLGEALRSGQTRRSSPTGYYSQKPKYDSNVSGHSSFVTSPEADNIEKEVLPRYEPIPFSASMNESTPTGITDHIAQVKVNKYGDTWDE; this is encoded by the exons ATGAATGGAAGGGCTGATTTTGGAGAGCCGAATGCAGAAGTTCCAAGACCAATTCCCC ACATAGGGGCTGATTACATTccaacagaggaagaaagaagagtctTTGCAGAATGCAGTGATGAAAGCTTCTGGTTCAGAT cTGTACCTTTGGCTGCAACAAGTATGTTGATTACTCAAGGATTGATtagtaaag GAATCCTTTCAAGTCATCCCAAATATGGTTCCATCCCTAAACTTATAT ttGCTTGCATCATGGGATACTTTGCTGGAAAGCTTTCCTATGTGAAAACTTGCCAAGAGAAGTTCAAGAATCTTGAGAATTCCCCTCTTGGAGAAGCCTTACGATCAGGACAGACACGACGATCTTCACCAACTGG GTACTATTCTCAGAAGCCAAAATATGACTCAAACGTGAGTGGTCATTCATCTTTTGTGACATCCCCAGAAGCAGACAACATAGAAAAAGAGGTGCTTCCTCGTTATGAGCCAATTCCATTCAGTGCTTCTATGAATGAATCTACTCCCACTGGTATTACTGATCATATTGCCCAAG